From Halorientalis litorea:
GGCCGCCGAGCGGTACGTCGAGTTCCTGCGGAACGGCTCCCGGGAGTACCCCTTGGAACTCCTCCGTGGCGCGGGCGTCGACATGGCCTCGCCCGACCCTGTGGAGTCGGCACTCGACGTGTACGACGAGTACCTCGACGAGTTCGCGTCGCTGACCTGACCGCCCGCTGTCGGTTTTGCCGCCGAGCGGGAGGATGGCCGGGACCCAAAGGCCCTTTTACGTGCGTACCTTAAGCTCGTCAGTCAGATGTCCCGGAGTCCGTCGCTCCCGGACCGGCCCCGGCTGGACCTCGACCCCGATATGTCCCCTGCCGAACGGCTGGACGCGTTGCGGGAGCACTTCGTGAAGTTGGAACAGGTGAACGAGGAGTTGGCCGAACAACTGGAGTCAGCCCGCGAGCAGCGGAGCGAACTCCGTGAGGAAGTCGACCACCTCGAACGAGAGAACGAGACGCTCAAAACGTCCTCGCTGTACGTCGCTACGGCCGAGGAACTCACCGACGAGGGCGTCGTCGTCAAACAGCACGGCAACAATCAGGAGGTGCTGACGGAGGTGTCCCCACAGCTCCGCGAGGACCTCGAAGCCGGTGACCGCGTCGCCATCAACGACTCGTTCAGCGTGCAAGCGATGCTGGAGGCCGAAACCGACGCCCGGGCACAGGCCATGGAGGTCGACGCCTCACCCGCCGTTGCCTACGACGACATCGGCGGCCTCGAAGAGCAGATTCTCGAAGTCCGGGAGGCCGTCGAGGAACCACTCGTCAACGCCGAGCAGTTCCGCGAAATCGGCATCGACCCGCCGAGCGGGGTGCTCCTGCACGGGCCGCCGGGGACGGGCAAGACGATGCTGGCCAAGGCCGTCGCCAACCAGACCGACGCCACGTTCATCAAGATGGCCGGCTCGGAACTCGTTCGGAAGTTCATCGGCGAGGGCGCGCGCCTCGTGCGCGACCTCTTCGAGTTGGCCTCCGAGCGGGAACCCGCCATCATCTTCATCGACGAGATAGACGCCATCGCGGCCAAGCGGACCGAGTCCAAGACCAGCGGGGACGCGGAGGTCCAGCGGACGATGATGCAACTGCTCAGCGAGATGGACGGCTTCGAGGACCGCGGCGAGATTCGCATCATCGCCGCCACCAACCGCTTCGACATGCTCGACCGCGCGATTCTGCGCCCCGGCCGGTTCGACCGCCTCATCGAAGTCCCCGAACCGGACATCGAGGGTCGGGAACGCATCCTCGAAATCCACACCGAAGCGATGACGCTCGCCGACAGCGTCGACCTCGGCGCGATTGCCGCCGAGACCGACGGGTTCAGCGGCGCGGAACTCGCCTCGCTGGCGACGGAGGCCGGGATGTTCGCCATCCGGGACGGTCGCACCGATGTCAGAACCGTCGACTTCGAGGACGCCATCGAGAAGGTGACCGAAGCCGACACCGAGGACACCGGGCCTATCGCGTTCTACTGACGCGCGCTCGTCGCTCGCGATTACCCATCCGCACTGGTGCCGACCCGGAGCGAAAGCCAGCGAGGTTAACGACCACCCGGGTTTATCGTGTTTGGTAAACGACACCAATAGTTAATGACCTCGGTCACCCACTCACTGTATGAGCGGACAGAATCAGCACCGACAAGACCGCCGTACTACTGGAATCAACGGTGTAGATGCAGTCCTTGGTGGTGGTTTATTGGCCGACTCCGCGACGCTCGTCCGGGGGCCACCCGGTTCGGGAAAGTCGATATTTACACTCCACTTTCTCGCTGCTGCCGACGCCGACGAGACGGCACTCTACGTCAACCTCGGGGAACCCGATGAGTACGTCCGGTCGACCGCCCGTGGCTTCGGATTCGACGCCGATGCCCTCGAATTTCTCGACCTCTCCCCTTCAGGTGACCGGTTCCAAGACGAGGAAACGTACACGCTGTTCCGGTCGGAGGACGTCGAAGCACCGTCGCTGGTCGAGGACATTCGCTCGCGCGTCGAAGCGGTGGACCCTGACCGGGTCGTCGTCGACCCGGCCACCGAGTTCAAGTACCTCACACCGGACGAACACCAGTTTCGCACACAGATTCTCGGACTCTTGGACTTCCTCAGGGACATCGGCGCGACGGTCCTGTTGACCTCACAGGCCGCGGATTCGATGCCCGACGACGACCTGCAGTTCCTCGTCGACGCCGTCATCAACATCGAAAAACAACCAAATCACAGGACGGTTCGCGTGTCGAAGTTCCGCGGGTCCTCTGTCGCGCGCGGACATCACACGCTCCAGATCTCCGATGCCGGAATGGAGGCGTGGCCACAGCTCAACCCCAACCGACACGGCCGAGAGTTCACTTCAACGACGCTCTCCTCGGGCGTTCCCGAGTTAGACGACTTACTGAAGGGAGGGCTTCCAACGGGAACGGTAACGTTTCTCAGTGGGCCCACTGGTGTCGGCAAGACGACGACAGGCATCCAGTTCCTGAGTGAAGCCGCCAAACAGGGCCACAAGACCGTTCTCTACAACTTCGAAGAAGACCGTCATACGCTGATGAGTCGTGCGGAGGCGATCGGTATCCCGCTCGCCGACATGGTCGACCGAGGGATGCTCGCAATCGAGGAGATAGGGCCGGGAGTCCTCTCTATCAACGAATTCACACACCGGGTTCGGACAGCAGTCGAAGACGAGGACGCCGAACTCGTGATGATAGACGGGACCAGCGGATTCAAGCGGTCGCTTCGTGGTGTCGGCTCCGACCCGATGGCACACCTCGTGACCATCGGCCGGTATCTCCGCAACATGGGTGTGACTGGCATCGTCAGTAACGAGGTCCACCAGATAACCGGCGAGTTCCGCGCCACTGAGAAGGGGACGAGTTACCTCGCGGACAACATCCTCGTCCTTCGCCACGTCGAGCACAGAGGAACGCTCCAGAAGGTAATCGGGGTCCTCAAGATGCGGACGAGCGACTTCGAGAACCAACTCCGACGGCTGGAAGTCACGGGCGACGGGTTACAGGTCGGCGAGTCGCTCTCGAACCTCCGTGGTATCCTGACCGGGACACCGAACTGGACCGAGGGGGGTGAGTGACGGACCCATGACGCCGGCACTCACAGCCAGTAGCGTGGTATCGACGTCGGCCTGTGGCACCACCAGTCCCGCCAGCGCAGAACGGTCACGGGGACGAGTCACTCCCGGAGAACAGGAGGGGTGGCCCGGTCCGAACGCGATAGAGGTGAACGATGGAAACAAACGAACTGTCTGACCTCGTCGGAACCCGGGGCGAGACAGGTGCCGAAACCGACAGTTCGACGAGTATTTTGCCACTCGTGGCCGACAGCGGGAATCAGCGAGTCCTCCTCGAGTGGCTCACCGACCACGAGAGCTACGAGGCAGTCGAAGGCACGTCGAGTCCGTTCGAGGCCGACTTCGACCTCTGTATCATCGACGGGGGAACACTCCAAGAGTACCGAGAGGAATTGAAGACGGCGAAGGCAGACTCGGAACCCGTACTCCTGCCCGTGCTCCTCTTGCTCCCGGAGACACGGTCGGACGTCATCGAAACCGACGAGGGGGACATCGCCGACAACGTCTTTCCGACGACTATCGACGAAATCGTCTCGCTCCCGATTCGGCAGACCGAACTCGAGTGGCGAATCCAGTCGCTCCTTCGCCTGCGTAACCAGTCCATCACGACACAGAGACAGAACGCGGAGCTCAGACTGTTCCAACAGGCCGTCGAGTCGACCGGGCACGCCATCTACATCACGGACACGGACGGTATCATCAAGTACGTCAACGACGCGTTCGAGGAGATGACCGGGTACACGCGTGCCGAGGCGGTCGGGGCGGACGTCAGCCTCGTTCATCCAGGAATCGAGTCGGAGGAGTACTTCCAAGAACTCCACGAGACGATTCGTAACGGTGAGGTCTGGGAGGGAGACATCGTCGACGAACGGAAAGACGGCGAGTCGTACACCGCCGCACAGACGGTCGCGCCGGTGTCGGAGGGCGGCGACGTGAGTGCGGTCGTCGCCGTCCAGAAAGATATCACCGAGCGCAGAGAACGGGAGGAGACACTCAAGCGGCGGACCCACGCCATCGAGGAGACGCCGGTCGGGATTACCATCACCGACCCCTCTCGCGACCACAATCCGATGATTTACGTCAACGATGCGTTCTCCGAAATGACCGGCTACTCGCGTTCGTACGCTGTCGGGCGGAACTGTCGGTTCCTGCAGGGCGAGGACACGGACCCCGAGCGTGTCGGCCGAATTCGTGCGGCAATCGACGCAGAAGAACCGATTTCGATAGAGCTTCGGAACTACCGGAAAAACGGGACGGAATTCTGGAACCACCTCGAAATTGCCCCTGTCAGGGACGCCACTGGGACAGTCATCAATTGGGTCGGCTTCCAGCAGGAAGTCACCGAACGAAAGGAACGCTTACGACAGTTAGGTGTACTCGACCGCACACTGCGACACACTCTGCGCAACGATATGAACGTGATTCGCGGGCACGCAGAGAGCATCCAGTCCCATGCGTCGACCGCGGTCGCGGAGTCGGCCGAGCAGATAATCGAGGCGAGCAACGACTTGCTGGCGATGGCCGAGAAAGAGAAGGCTATCACTTCACTCCTGCGTGATAGGCCGCGGCAATTAGAGTTCGATATTCCGGTACTGCTTCGGTACGTTGCGGACGAGGTCCGGGCCGACCACCCCCGTTGCACAATCGACGTTGCGTGTCCCGAGGACGTGGCTGTAGTCGCATCAGAAGAGTTCGACGAGGGGGTCAGAGAGGTAGTCACGAACGCGGCCACTCACACCGACGCGTCGTCGTCCGAAGTTGAAATCACCGTCGAGGAGACCGGCGAGACTGTCTGTATCAGCATCGCCGATACCGGACCACAGATTCCCGAGATAGAGCGACAAATCCTGTTGGACTCCGAACCAGAGGTTCAGACGGAGTTACGCCACGGGAGTGGGTTGGGGCTGTGGCTAGTCAGGCTCATCGTCACACGGTCGAACGGCAGCATAGACGTTGCAGAGAACTCGCCGCGAGGGAACGTCATACGGCTGGAACTTCCGAGAGCGGAGACGTGACTCGGACGGCGTAGTCCCAGACGGGCCAGTCCGTCTGGCGGCCGGTTCCGCGCCGCTCGCTCGTCCGGCAGCGGGCGTCCCGGTGTTTACGCCGTACAGATGTCCACGAAGTTCCGCAGGATTCGCAGTCCCGTCTCGCCGGACTTCTCGGGGTGGAACTGCGTGCCGAAGACGGTCCCGGACTCGTCGGCGACGATGCTCGGGAACGCCTGCTCGTAGTCCGTCGTTGCGACGACGGCGTGGTCGTCCTCGGGTGCGGCGTAGTAAGAGTGGACGAAGTAGGCGTACTGGCCGTCGACGGAACCGCCTCGCGCGGTTCCGTCTGCCCGTGGCGTCTCCGACGCCACGCTGTCGATTCCGTCCACCAGCGGGTGGTCACGCTGTACGTCGAGACTGTTCCAGCCCATGTGCGGGACCTTCTGTCCCTCGCTGAAACGGCGGTTCGTGCCCGGAATCAGGTCTAGCCCTTCGGCCTCGCCCTGTCCGGCGTGGTCGGCCTCCTCGCTCGTCGTCAGCAGCATCTGCATTCCGAGGCAGATGCCGAACAGCGGCGTACCCTCGTCGGCGGCGTCGGCCAGCGCGGCCCGGAACGGCCCGGCGTTCTCCATGCCCTCGCTGAACGCGCCGACGCCCGGCAGGACGATGCCGTCGGCACTGTCGAGCGCGCCCGGGTCGTCCACGAGCGTCACGCCAGCCCCGGCACGCTCCAGCCCTCGGGTGACGCTTCGGAGGTTCCCGAGACCGTAGTCGACGACGACCACCTCGGCCGTCGTCTGTGTAGATTGGCTCATGGACGCCACTTCAGCCGGCCGGGAAAAATCAGTTCCGTTCGGCGGTCGAACGCACGTTCCGGCAGGCAACTGACGTGCCGTCCTCACACAGTCGTTCGAGGGTTTTGCAAGCCTGTTCGTTGCCAGACGTACAGAGGCGTTCAAGAACTACGACGGCCCCGCGGTCCGATTCGATTTCTGCCGACATACAGCATTATTATTCATTATGGATTCAAAAGTCTGTCGCCGGTCAGAAGTCGCCGAGGCTCGACTGGCCGCCGCCGTCCGCGAAGTCGGCGGCCCGCCGGACGGCCGACTCGAACGTCTCGGCTTGACTCCGGTCGTACAGGGTCGCCGCCGGGTGAACACAGACCAACACCCGGCGCGTCTCGCCAGCGATGGGAACGTCGAACAACTCGCCTGCCTCACCCGTGACGGCCACGTCCCGGTCGAGCAGGTGTTCGCTCGGCACTTTTCCAAGCGTGACGATGACCGCGGGGTCGACTGCGTCGATTTCGGCGTCGAGATAGCCCCGGCAGTTCGCCAGTTCCTCACTCGTCGGGTCGCGGTTCTCCGGGGGGCGACAGCGCACGCAGTTCGTGATGCGCACGTCCTCGCGGGCCAGTCCGGCGTCCCGGAGCGCGTCGTCCAGAACGGTGCCGCTCCGACCGACGAACGGTTCGCCCTGTTCGTCCTCGTTGGCCCCCGGTCCCTCGCCGACGAACAACAGGGCCGCGTCCGCCGGGCCGACGCCGTCGACTATCTGCGTGCGGGACTCCACCAGCGCGGGACAGCGCGTGCAGTCGGTGACACAGAGGCCGTCCATCCGGTCCATGCACCCGCTCCGGGCGGCGGCGGCAAAAACCCGTCAGTCCGCCGCGGCCCGGAACTGGTCGGCCGCCCGGGCGGCGAGTCGTGCGACCCGGAGCGGTTCCGGTCGGCCACCCCCGGGCGTGAAGCCACGCACGACCTCTGCGGCCTCGGCGTCCGGGAGGCCGACGTTCCTGACGAACACGGTGTCGTCGCCGAGGGAGACCCGTTCGCGTGCCGGTTGCGCCCGGTAGGTGGCGAGTCGCGTTTCGAGGGCCGGACCCTCGAAGGCCTCCCGGAGGGCGGGTTCGAGGCCGTCGCTCGCCTCGTAGGTGACGGAGACGACGGGGCGGTCGGTCCCCTCGTGGATTCGCGTGAGGTCGAGGACGTTGAACCACGCGAGTGCGATACCGGACACCAAGAGGTACTGTACGTCCTCGCGGTCGAGAAAATCGGTGAGTTCGAGAACGGCGTCGGTGGCGTCGGTACCGCCGACGGTGCAGTCGGTGAACGCGAAGCCGTCGGTCACCCGGTCGGCGCGGACGACGGCCCCGGCTATCGTACTCCGGTCGTCAGTGAACGACTCCGCGACGCCCAGCGCGCGGACGCCGGGTTTCACGTGTTCTCTCGTTCGTCCTCTTTGATGTCTTTGAGTTTGTCGAGGAGTTCGTCGTTACTAGCACTGAACTCGTACTCGACGTCGCCCTCGTGTGTGTTCTCGGCTGTGGATACGCCGTCGTCGCCGTCGAAATCAGTGTCGTACTCCTGATTGTCCTGTTCGGACTCGTCGTAGCTCCCGAACCCCATGTCTGTTCATTACAGTTGCACGCCTAAAAGTATCCCGCCGCCCGGTACCCTGATGGGCATCCCGGCCGAGACACGGATATGGACGTGACGAACGTAACCGCGGGAGCCGAGACGTTCACCTGCAACGCGTACCTCGCGCACGGGGACCGCTCCGTCCTCGTCGACGCGGGGATGATGGACGGTGTCGTCGACGTGGTCCGCGACCACACCGACACGCTCGACGCAGTCGTTCTCACCCACCAGCACGGCGACCACGTCGGGCAACTCGACGCCGTCCTCGACGCCTTCGACGCCGACCTGTACGCCTACGCCGACCACCCGCGGCAGACGGTCGAACTGAACGACGGCGACCAAGTGTTCGTCGGCGACGAAGCCTGCGACGTGGTGTACACGCCGGGCCACGCCGACGACCACGTCTCCCTCGTGGGTGAGGTGAGTCTGTTCAGTGGCGACGTGGTCGTCCACGACGACGGCGCGTTCGACTACGGGTCGTTCGGCCGGACGGACATGGCCGGGCAGTCCCGCGAGCGACTCGTCGAGAGCATCCGCGAGTTACTGGACCGGCTTCCCGAGGGTATCGAACACATGTACGCAGGGCACGGGGACACCTTCCACGGCGACGTGCGCGACGTGATAGAGACGGCACTCGAGCGGGCAGAAAAGCGCGAGCCGAAGTATCCGGACGAGTGAATCCGGAGTTCAGGCGGTGTTGCGTTCGCGGTTCTTCGGTCGAAGGTTGCCGTAGCCACACTTCCGGCAGCGGTCGGCCCGGCCGGGGTTGCGCGCGTTACACCGCATGCAAATCATCTTCGCGAGGATTCGGTCCTCTGCCGCCTCGAACGTAGCCATACCTCCGGGTTTCGCCCGCCGCGGTTTAAGATTTCCGAGTCGGACGGACAGGGAGAGTTTTGTGGACCGGTCTCGTACGCCGGGGCATGTTGTTCGACAGACTGGCCGACCTATCGCTGACGGTCGAGTCAGTGACGCTCTCGGGGCACGAGCGGGACACGTCGAGCGGGTTCGCGCGCGCGACGACAACCGTGTCCCTGCACGGTGCGGACGAGACGGGGCGCGGCGAGGACGTGACATACGAGACAGACCTCCACGAGGAGTTCCGAGCCGCCGGGCCGCCGACCCTCGCCGGTGAGTACACGATAGCCGAGTTCTCCGACGTGGTCGGCGAGCGCGACCTGTTCCCCTCGGCACCCGAGCGCGAAGATTTCCGACACTACCGGCAGTGGGCTTTCGAGAGCGCGGCACTCGATTTGGCACTCAAGCAGGCCGACACGGACCTCGCGTCGGCACTCGGTCGGTCCTACGACCCCGTCGAGTTCGTCGTCAGCACCCGCCTCGGCGACCCGCCGACGACCGACCGACTGGAGCGACTGCTCGCCGAGTACCCGGACGCGGCGTTCAAACTCGACCCGACGACGGAGTGGAGCCGCGAGTTGGCCGACGACGTGGCGGCACTCGCCCCCGTCCGCATCCTCGATTTGAAAGGGCAGTACGAGGGCACGGAGGTTGACTCCCCGGCGGACCCCGACCTCTACCGGACGGTGGCGGCGGTGTTCCCCGACGCCGTGCTGGAGGACCCCGCGCTGACGGACGAGACGGAGGCGATACTGGCGGACTACGAGGACAGGGTGTCGTGGGACGCGCCGATTACCGGCGTCGAGAGCGTCCGCGAGTTGCCCTTCCAGCCCTCGTGGCTGAACATCAAGCCCTCGCGGTTCGGGAGTCTCGAATCCCTGCTCGACACCATCGAGTACTGCAGACGGCGGGACGTGACCCTCTACGGCGGCGGCCAGTTCGAACTCGGCGTCGGTCGCCAGCACCTCCACGCGCTGGCCTCGCTGTTCTACCCCGGGAGTCCGAACGACGTGGCTCCCGGCGGTTACAACGACCCGGAGGTGCCCCCGGACCTGCCGGAGAGCCCACTCGACCCACCGGAGGACCCGAGCGGTTTCGAGTGGGGCTGACCCGTCACTCCGAGACGAGGTAGTCGTCCTGCACGGCGACGATTTCGGTCGAGTCGGTACACTCGGCGTACCGGGCGAGCGGTTCGTCGTTGAGTTCGAGGAAGGTGTGGCCCCAGGTGAACTTCGAGAGGATGTCCTCGGCCTGTTCGCGCGCGCCGAGGATACAGAGCGCGCCGGCGAACGCCTCGACGGTACTCAACTCGAAGGCCGTCCCGTAGTTCACGGGGTTGCCCGCGACGAGGAAGGGGAGCGAGCGGTGGATACCTTCGAGGTCGAAGGCCTCGCGTTCAGCCGTCTCCCACGAGCAGTCGAGCGCGACGAGTCGGCCGTGGCGGGCACCCGACCCGACGGCGTCGGCGGGCGAGAGGGCGGTGTCGGCGAAGGGGTTGAGGACGATGCCGGGCGGCGTCGCCAGCGTCGAGCGGTGTAACTCGGCACGGTCGAACCGGGCGAGTTTGCGAGCACTGCACTTCTCGGGGTCGTCGTCGCCCTCGTAGCGGACGTGCAGGCCGAACTGGTCCATCGGTGGATAGAACGCCGTCAGGCTTTAAGTCCCTTGCAGTTTTCCGTGGACGTGTGCTTGGCGAAGGGACGGACGCACCGACGTTCACGCTCCCGGGTGTGGTGGACGGCGCGCCCCGTGACGTGGATATAGACGACTACCTCGGGAGGAACATCCTCGTGCTGGCGTTCTACCCGGCGGATTTCAGCCCCGCCTGTGACGAGGACACCTGTGACCTGACCGAGCTAGACCTGTTCACGATGCAACAGGACGTGGAAGTCTTCGCCATCAGTCCGGACAGCGTGTTCAGCCACAAGCGGTTCGCCGAGGAGTACTCGCTGTCGACCCCGCTGTTGAGCGACTCACACGGCGAGGTTATCGAGCAGTACGGCGTCGGCCTCGACAGCGACCAGTTGCTCGCGAAGCGGGCCGTCTTCGTCATCGACCAAGAGGGTGTCATCCAGTACACGTGGTCCACCGACGACATGCGACGGCTACCGAACGCCGACAAGGTTCGCGAGGCGGTGTCGGCCATCGGCGGCGACTCGACGGCCGTCGGCCGCTACCGTGTCGGCCACGCCCACTACATCGAGGGACGGCGTGCATTCACGAGCGCGATGAACAGCTACGAGGACCGGGACTGGCTCATCGCACAGGGCGACTTCGAGCGTGCGATGGAGGAGTTTCAGGAGGCCTCCGACCAGTTCCAGAGTGCCGTCCGGTTCGCCGAGTCCGAGGAGTTGGAGTTCGGGTTCACGCGCGCACAGGAGAAAGCGACAGCACTCTGGCAGGCCGCCGAGTGGCTGTCCGAGTCCGCAAACCAGTTCTCCAGCGGGGACGGCGAGGAAGGCGACGAACTCAGGAAAGACGCCGAGTCACCGCTGATGACTGCCCGCGACATCGGCGAACCCCCTGACCCGGACGACATACAGGTCGACGGGGAGAGCGACGACACACCCGCGGACTCGCCGGACCCGGACGACGAAGCCACGGCCGGAGCCACCACCGAGGACGAAGACACCCACATCGCGGAGGAGTCCGACGGCGACGAACCGGCGGACGAGGACATCGAACAGCCGACCAACCCCGCCGACGACGAGGACACCGCCACGCCGGGCGGGGACATCGAGGACGAGGGCGCGGACGACGACATCAACGCGGCCGTCCAAGAGGTCGAAGCGGAACTACAGGGCGACGAGGAGACCGACCCGCCAGCCACGGACGAGGATACCTCGCCTCCGGAAGAGGATGGCCAACGAGAGGGCGCGGACGACGACATCAACGCGGCCGTCCAAGAGGTCGAAGCGGAACTACAGGGCGACGACGCGGGTGACGACGACACGGACGCCCCGGACGACGGTGGCGGCGTGACGATAGACGACACCGGACCCGTGGATACCGCGGACGACGACGTGACCGTCTCCGGAATCGAAGTCGGCGACGACGACACAGTGGACACCAACGGGAGCGAGACGGTGACCCCCGAGACGGCCGACGGGGACAGTGCCGACGGGACGGCGGCTGACGACGCGGAGGACGGGAGCGACGAGGACATCGAACTCGACCTCGACGACCCCACCGAGTGAGTCGGGGACCGCGGGTTTTTGCCGTCGGGCGGTCGTACGTCACGTATGCCAGACCGCGCGGCGACGGCCCGGGCGTACTACGAGGCCCTCGACGGCGACGACTACGAGTTGCTCACCGAGATACTCACGCCGGAGTTCGTCCACCACCGGCCCGACCGGACCATCGACGGCCGGGACCGGTTCGTCGAGTTCATGCGCGAGGGCCGACCCACGAAGGACACGACCCACCCGCTGGACGCGGTGTTTACCGCGACCGGGGACGCGGGCGACGTGGCGGTCCGGGGCCGCCTCCTCGCCCCGGACGGGGCCGAGATGGCGTCGTTCGTGGACATCTTTTCCTTCGAGGGTGAAAGAATAGCGAGCGTCGATACCTTCACGCAGTAGCCGGCCGGTCGGACCCGCGGGAAGCGGTTACTCCCGGTCGCCAGCACCGAGCGCGCTCTCGCCGACCGGGTCGTGGCCGGCGATGACCTCCTGCCCGCCCATGTACGGGCGGAGCGGTTCGGGGAGTGTGACGGTGCCGTCCTCGTTCTGGTAGTATTCGAGGATTGCGACCATCGTTCGCGGGACG
This genomic window contains:
- a CDS encoding MBL fold metallo-hydrolase, which codes for MDVTNVTAGAETFTCNAYLAHGDRSVLVDAGMMDGVVDVVRDHTDTLDAVVLTHQHGDHVGQLDAVLDAFDADLYAYADHPRQTVELNDGDQVFVGDEACDVVYTPGHADDHVSLVGEVSLFSGDVVVHDDGAFDYGSFGRTDMAGQSRERLVESIRELLDRLPEGIEHMYAGHGDTFHGDVRDVIETALERAEKREPKYPDE
- the hisH gene encoding imidazole glycerol phosphate synthase subunit HisH, which gives rise to MSQSTQTTAEVVVVDYGLGNLRSVTRGLERAGAGVTLVDDPGALDSADGIVLPGVGAFSEGMENAGPFRAALADAADEGTPLFGICLGMQMLLTTSEEADHAGQGEAEGLDLIPGTNRRFSEGQKVPHMGWNSLDVQRDHPLVDGIDSVASETPRADGTARGGSVDGQYAYFVHSYYAAPEDDHAVVATTDYEQAFPSIVADESGTVFGTQFHPEKSGETGLRILRNFVDICTA
- a CDS encoding nuclear transport factor 2 family protein, translating into MPDRAATARAYYEALDGDDYELLTEILTPEFVHHRPDRTIDGRDRFVEFMREGRPTKDTTHPLDAVFTATGDAGDVAVRGRLLAPDGAEMASFVDIFSFEGERIASVDTFTQ
- a CDS encoding ATPase domain-containing protein, translated to MSGQNQHRQDRRTTGINGVDAVLGGGLLADSATLVRGPPGSGKSIFTLHFLAAADADETALYVNLGEPDEYVRSTARGFGFDADALEFLDLSPSGDRFQDEETYTLFRSEDVEAPSLVEDIRSRVEAVDPDRVVVDPATEFKYLTPDEHQFRTQILGLLDFLRDIGATVLLTSQAADSMPDDDLQFLVDAVINIEKQPNHRTVRVSKFRGSSVARGHHTLQISDAGMEAWPQLNPNRHGREFTSTTLSSGVPELDDLLKGGLPTGTVTFLSGPTGVGKTTTGIQFLSEAAKQGHKTVLYNFEEDRHTLMSRAEAIGIPLADMVDRGMLAIEEIGPGVLSINEFTHRVRTAVEDEDAELVMIDGTSGFKRSLRGVGSDPMAHLVTIGRYLRNMGVTGIVSNEVHQITGEFRATEKGTSYLADNILVLRHVEHRGTLQKVIGVLKMRTSDFENQLRRLEVTGDGLQVGESLSNLRGILTGTPNWTEGGE
- a CDS encoding uracil-DNA glycosylase produces the protein MDRMDGLCVTDCTRCPALVESRTQIVDGVGPADAALLFVGEGPGANEDEQGEPFVGRSGTVLDDALRDAGLAREDVRITNCVRCRPPENRDPTSEELANCRGYLDAEIDAVDPAVIVTLGKVPSEHLLDRDVAVTGEAGELFDVPIAGETRRVLVCVHPAATLYDRSQAETFESAVRRAADFADGGGQSSLGDF
- the pan2 gene encoding proteasome-activating nucleotidase Pan2, which translates into the protein MSRSPSLPDRPRLDLDPDMSPAERLDALREHFVKLEQVNEELAEQLESAREQRSELREEVDHLERENETLKTSSLYVATAEELTDEGVVVKQHGNNQEVLTEVSPQLREDLEAGDRVAINDSFSVQAMLEAETDARAQAMEVDASPAVAYDDIGGLEEQILEVREAVEEPLVNAEQFREIGIDPPSGVLLHGPPGTGKTMLAKAVANQTDATFIKMAGSELVRKFIGEGARLVRDLFELASEREPAIIFIDEIDAIAAKRTESKTSGDAEVQRTMMQLLSEMDGFEDRGEIRIIAATNRFDMLDRAILRPGRFDRLIEVPEPDIEGRERILEIHTEAMTLADSVDLGAIAAETDGFSGAELASLATEAGMFAIRDGRTDVRTVDFEDAIEKVTEADTEDTGPIAFY
- a CDS encoding DUF367 family protein — protein: MDQFGLHVRYEGDDDPEKCSARKLARFDRAELHRSTLATPPGIVLNPFADTALSPADAVGSGARHGRLVALDCSWETAEREAFDLEGIHRSLPFLVAGNPVNYGTAFELSTVEAFAGALCILGAREQAEDILSKFTWGHTFLELNDEPLARYAECTDSTEIVAVQDDYLVSE
- a CDS encoding 50S ribosomal protein L40e; the encoded protein is MATFEAAEDRILAKMICMRCNARNPGRADRCRKCGYGNLRPKNRERNTA
- a CDS encoding endonuclease dU, coding for MKPGVRALGVAESFTDDRSTIAGAVVRADRVTDGFAFTDCTVGGTDATDAVLELTDFLDREDVQYLLVSGIALAWFNVLDLTRIHEGTDRPVVSVTYEASDGLEPALREAFEGPALETRLATYRAQPARERVSLGDDTVFVRNVGLPDAEAAEVVRGFTPGGGRPEPLRVARLAARAADQFRAAAD
- a CDS encoding DUF5786 family protein, with protein sequence MGFGSYDESEQDNQEYDTDFDGDDGVSTAENTHEGDVEYEFSASNDELLDKLKDIKEDERENT
- a CDS encoding PAS domain S-box protein, producing METNELSDLVGTRGETGAETDSSTSILPLVADSGNQRVLLEWLTDHESYEAVEGTSSPFEADFDLCIIDGGTLQEYREELKTAKADSEPVLLPVLLLLPETRSDVIETDEGDIADNVFPTTIDEIVSLPIRQTELEWRIQSLLRLRNQSITTQRQNAELRLFQQAVESTGHAIYITDTDGIIKYVNDAFEEMTGYTRAEAVGADVSLVHPGIESEEYFQELHETIRNGEVWEGDIVDERKDGESYTAAQTVAPVSEGGDVSAVVAVQKDITERREREETLKRRTHAIEETPVGITITDPSRDHNPMIYVNDAFSEMTGYSRSYAVGRNCRFLQGEDTDPERVGRIRAAIDAEEPISIELRNYRKNGTEFWNHLEIAPVRDATGTVINWVGFQQEVTERKERLRQLGVLDRTLRHTLRNDMNVIRGHAESIQSHASTAVAESAEQIIEASNDLLAMAEKEKAITSLLRDRPRQLEFDIPVLLRYVADEVRADHPRCTIDVACPEDVAVVASEEFDEGVREVVTNAATHTDASSSEVEITVEETGETVCISIADTGPQIPEIERQILLDSEPEVQTELRHGSGLGLWLVRLIVTRSNGSIDVAENSPRGNVIRLELPRAET
- a CDS encoding peroxiredoxin family protein, whose protein sequence is MLGEGTDAPTFTLPGVVDGAPRDVDIDDYLGRNILVLAFYPADFSPACDEDTCDLTELDLFTMQQDVEVFAISPDSVFSHKRFAEEYSLSTPLLSDSHGEVIEQYGVGLDSDQLLAKRAVFVIDQEGVIQYTWSTDDMRRLPNADKVREAVSAIGGDSTAVGRYRVGHAHYIEGRRAFTSAMNSYEDRDWLIAQGDFERAMEEFQEASDQFQSAVRFAESEELEFGFTRAQEKATALWQAAEWLSESANQFSSGDGEEGDELRKDAESPLMTARDIGEPPDPDDIQVDGESDDTPADSPDPDDEATAGATTEDEDTHIAEESDGDEPADEDIEQPTNPADDEDTATPGGDIEDEGADDDINAAVQEVEAELQGDEETDPPATDEDTSPPEEDGQREGADDDINAAVQEVEAELQGDDAGDDDTDAPDDGGGVTIDDTGPVDTADDDVTVSGIEVGDDDTVDTNGSETVTPETADGDSADGTAADDAEDGSDEDIELDLDDPTE